The Sabethes cyaneus chromosome 3, idSabCyanKW18_F2, whole genome shotgun sequence DNA window ATTGCAATTCAACGCACGTAAGAGGGTTAATCCTATTGCCGTACCTCATCTGATTACAAGGAAAAAACGGCACAAGCAATTTCTAAACTTGGCATTTGTTTTAAATGAGCGTACCTAGTTAAACAACCAGTATAAACAAAAAAGGATTGTATATTGTCCCTAGCTAGATGTGCACGTTTTTAGTGAAATGAAAAGAGCATGATTAAAGGCGACTGAAACGAGTCCAATCAAGCTAGTTTACAGTGTTCTATAACTAGTGCAGTAGATTTTGCGACGCTTTCAAATACTTTCGAAATATAGTACTCGGCAAGTGATTTAAGAGAAGAAATTAGTGAATCGATAAATTGCTAAATTGTGTGTTTGTTTTCCATGCAGTCTCCATTATACCGGCGTTAAGCTAAAGAATGGAAAAGCTCTAGTGGCAGTGGCAGCTGTCGATAAAACAGTGCACCGAGTTTAAGTTGAAATCAACAGCAAAAAGTTGAAAGCTGATAGAATCGATAAAGCAGTTTGAAGTTCACATCTGAGATTCTGTTGTGTCGATCAAAATGGTAACAAATCTGTGCAGTAAACATGAATGcagaatttaatgtttttatatCTCACTTGCAGCCGCGGATTGACCCGTTAAAGTTGCTGGTATGCCTCAGTGTTTTACTGGCTCCCAATGGCGGCATTCGTAGTGCGAATGAAGTAAAACGCCTTGCAAAGTAAGTATCTTTCTAAACTTGcggtataatttatacaaaGACTGACCACTGGCTGACTGAAACAGACTCAAAGTCGCACTCGCATAAAGTTTCATGTCTAGCGCTATCCATAGACTTTTCCACTtatgtgtgtgttggtgcttgaaaacaGCACCAACACTTGACGGATCTTTCCCGAAATGAGGCAAATACCTATCGTGTGGGTGCTTgggcttgagctgtcagaaagctatATTGCTATACGCCCGTATTGCTACTTCACACTTAACGTTAGAACCTTACAAGTGTGTTGACCAGATAGCTTCCAAATCAAAGCTAATGAACGGATTTGATCTAACCCTAATTGTACAGTACCATTGTACTGTTCTAATAGACTTGTTGTTTTTAACCTGCCTAGTTCCAACCAGACCACTCAATAAAAAAACGTTTTCGTAATGTTGGTATATTGGTAAAACTGCAAAACATCCAGAGCGATTTTGATAATTGTTAGATGTAGTTAAAAAAACAGCACAAATGTCtatacatttgaaccatttgacTGGTTTTATTTATAGTCTGAATATAGTTCATCACTCATCATGACGGCTACATTTCGCCCTTCCCTACGgcaaataaggttttgcaaggtgacgtcacgaatgaaccggaatgaactcaattcacccatttgacatccactcgtggtttgtttactatttgttaggcgaacgcgatatgcataaattggagttaaacgttttaaaagcgtattattcagcagtgtcgccctccaaactactcggaatggcagtttttgtgcttttctgacttgccgttaagatcttaagcaatattcagtttcaacatgttaacccatgttccaagtccatgtaaacaaaccactgatagacgtcaaagaagtgaggttatgctcgcccgtgcaaaaccttattggcAGCTTTTGTACACTGTTGCCAAATCATTGAGCTTAATTTCCGCGTACttcttattttaaaaatctttaGACATATTCAGCAAAGCAACAAATAGAAGTTGTTGCAACTAATCGACGCATTTTTCTCTTATTTATTTCAGTTTGATGGCGAAATTTTCCAAGAAACTTGTATCTAAATGCATTTATATACAAATATTAAAATGCACTGAGACTGAACTACTCGGGCAGTTTATGGCCGCTGGTGGTTGGTCACTGGTGCACATGTGGTTGGCCGATGGTATTACCACCAAGAATTGGCCTTTGATACAGGAGCTGCTTGAATTATTGCTGTGCTGTCCGGTGGATGTTGAACGACTTAAGAGCAATACAGCACCTAAGCTGGTCAAGTCATTGTCCAAGGACAGCAGTCACGAGGGTAAGTTATATTTCTTTTCATATGTTATGGTCTATAAAGATTGTCATGAGCAAAGCcacattttcgaaaattgcacaaGGGTTGCCAAACGTGTGATGTTTCCTTCAtgacaattctagatagaattaaccaGGGGGaatctattgctgtcaaattccttacatgtgtgcgttaccgcagatggtgtttggtctatgacgtttgtactgtcatggaccaaacggcttatgattgatttcgagccaggggactcgcaacgctatttttgtctgctgcagttgacagaaactcaaacccaaacacgcagcgcaattgtcgtttgtattgttttgatcccgataatgcatttatctgcttttttgcgtaaataaaacaaactgagaaatttttcggaagctacatatacaggcaagagcagcaaatcggtaagaaaagaaatagcaagagcggcattgaaaattatggttacctgcctgccccttcacatgtgagtttcacaattccttagcgatagatcccccctggaaTTAACAAAAGGACGAATGTGGCaaaagtaaacaaaacgggtgagagttattgtaagcatagagtgactatatctATACAGTGGGAtgtcgaatttggcaacaaatgcgtgtcgcctatgttgccaaaatcgtgactctcttttgatatgaaaaaatgaatgtaaatgtgttagaaattgagtatattattaatcaacgattgcaaccggTTTCTGTTTGGAAAGTTCGCCAAgagttatccgtccggtgcaagtaagattttggcaacctgcggtaaaacgtagtcctacggcaataaaaatattgttcgaaacagcaaactttttttcatgaactcactgagggcatcattttgcgtcatttaaagcatgtattgcggagtttccatcTATTTAGAGTtcaacgcgaaaattattagcgtggttattttccgcgtttaccacgcatgtttgcaatttagcaatttgaactatcagtttttcgttattgcctccccacgcggtttttttacgcgaatttcggaatttacacggtttttttgcgcgatttccggaatttacgcggatgtgctcaaaacgtctattttttcgcgtagtgttgaaaaccacaaagttttttttacgtgaaattttggttttttacgcgaattttggaatttacgcggtttttttacgtgtAGAACTCGtaaattgctgccaggtgcaatatacggaaactgactgatatgtaagcatatttttgtaagggaaatcccagaatcgaaccatgccaaattcgaaatcccactttATAGAGTGGCTGTAATTGAAATGACAATAATCTGTCAGTATCATTCAGCTAACTTgcacctttatctcatttgaagatagaaccacagacaaacatacataactcttggaagaaaaatcaacaaaaatgatcgtacctcacatttagcctgaacactagcaccatctatgatcgacattcccaaatatcaaacaaGCAACATGGGTGTCCcgcgaagtagcaagtattttttatggggaacttcccttctttcgtcaaaaagcgccactttgaccaaaactgagacattcccaactaagccaaaatttgaaatgacggtttaatcggtacgaagaatggaaaacgagtgttatgtctgtttgtctgtgatagaactaacaaaagggcgaatgtcgcaagcgtaaaaaaTCGAGTGaaagttgattttcctatgctggcccagcaaaaattaactctcactcgttttgtttacatttgcgacattcgcccttttgttaattctatctagatgtGCTTTGCTTGGCAAGGGCTAACATCtagcgtatgaaactgaagggtaaagtagcggctaacatctttttacgcttcctacacgtccgataCAACATTTTTCCTACCGATTAACCCGTCATTTCAAATCTGGGCTTAGTTGgcaatgtctccgttttggttaaagtggcgctttttaacgaaagaaggtaAAAAATACTTGTTAGTTCGAGGGATACtactgttgctatttgatatttgggaatgtcgatcatagatgctGCTAGtattcaggctaaatgtgaggtacgataatttttacaaAACATAAAGcacttttgtagttttttacacGTCAGTTAGATTTAGTAGGTATTGCTCAGGTTTATAACTAATTTTATAGTTTTCAGGCTATAGCTTGCGGGAAATGTCTGTTTCCTTGCAGGTGCCAATTGCAGCAACAAACTAGCCACATGTCGCATTCCACATGTTGCATTCTACATGTTGATAAAAATTGCCGCTCATTCGAATCTCTTTTCGTCCATTCATTTCATATGATTTCTTTTTACGTACGCTTTTTCcgttcgaaatttgaattaacgtcctgtttttcgttcaaagtttgaattaacgtcgtcgTCAAATATGAGGTggatttctctttttttacgtccaaaagtTTAATTAACATCCTCTTTTTACGCCCGTTTTTTTACGTCCCACTGAAAGCGGACGTAAAACAAGATTTGTGTATTAAACTTCAAAACTCAAAGTAAGTTCAAAGTAGATCTCCGATTCTATCTACCCCTTCGGAAAATTTTGGAGGATATATTTGGgaagtagacaaatttgaagaaaaaaaaaacaaattgcttcaaaataataaaaatcaacagtCATAAGCCATAATGTATATcaattcagcaatttcataaaaaagAATTTAAGAGTGCTCCAATTTGATTTGGGCTTaggtgaaataaaattttttggaTTAGGTGTTTTTCACTTTTCAGTTAATTTTAGAgccgttttttttatttggcactTATGAGTTCTCGTTGCTAACTCAGCGTGAtctcaaaaattattatttttgctttcttctgtttgtaaaaattcaTGACTGTTGAACTACTGAACCTATTTCACAGATTTTAGTACCAAAAGAAAGCTATTGATGAGCTCAGACATATTTAAAAGCTTTTTATGATcgagaaaacattgaaaatatttgttttttttactgtgTTTTCATGTTGTGAGGCTAAAGAGACTCTCAGTTCTTCTATTTTCTTAGAGAGTTGGGAATTTTTTGCATGATACATTAAAAACTAATAAATATTTAACTGCCAATTTCGGTTTAACTGATCAAAATATTGctgctacttatgagtaacaaatTCGCCAAGCATTCATGTACTAATCGGCAAGTAAAGTTAAAAGACCCATatttgtgtgtgacccatgattgtatACTGACTGCATATCTGATTTATTGACACCTTATGTGAACAACACTCAGTTTTCTTCCTTCTTGGTTTACGCACCATaaaaacacccaaaaaaatGTCTTGAGTATTTTTGAGCTTGATTtcaatactttttttttaaagttaggccattacaaatattttataaagtttttgtccttccggtattcggccactgaaggggggggggcgaaaaaaaacaaagtgatttttttaatcgagcaaaaaaaaacatggattttaagaatttttaaggtttaaacgtgaaaaccgaatctattcttgcttataatatatacgttattattttttatgcaaaaatatacgaaaacagacaaaaacgaagggaaatttttttgggcgattttcggaaattccattgtttgaatttccatttctgtttcgtgctagaagcgttaattcaactcggagactcatttttcgagtttttcagactgtagagcccacacacaattgattttatagagagaaatttgactcatatcctacaaattatttttttgccccccgatttttcaagccaatttccaacgggggggggggggggggggggggggggtgacaaaagctttaaatataatttgcaatggccttatttaaaatACAAAGCCATTAATTGATTAGTTTAGtgactcaaaagttataaattttcGAAGAAAGAGACGTTGGCAAACCAAAGGTCCCTAGCGGAAAGGGTGTGACGTGTTACGAAGTTTGACAAAACATGTGTtacaaaatatagagattttacCAACCGAGAGCTGGCtcctgccgtatcaagaattcatcTCCACTATAGTTGGTCCTGGGTTACACGTCgctaattcgttgcgcgtctcaacATGCAGTCAGCTTCAAACTGGTCAAAATAAAAAGCAGCTTCTGAATTTatataagatttttttttatataagatACCTCCGAGATAGATTGAGAGGCTTGTTGATGGTTGGTGCGGTGttctaaaagcaaagcctgggtactaattccgttatcgaaatttgacctttttttatacgacagagttcgcaaccagctgttagaatacaggacagtgcggggtcagtgctacgatcctattgactctaacagcctctcccagccgagattcgaacatacgaagactggcttattagaccagcgtcttacttcgaggccaactgggaggcggtATTCTAGGCGCTCCAAATTTTGCGTAATTTGAAGTGTATGTCATGCGCTTGTGCATTTCGTGCGCGTGAGTTgtttgctgttgctgtttcCCCGTGGTCATCGTATTTATACTGTTTAGGAAGCCAAGCTAAATATTAAAAAGAAAGTTTCTTATTATGCTGTCATTTTTCGCAACCCATTTGCAGATCGCCAGTGCCAATATTTGCATTCGACGAATCGGCCGATTTCAAACTGGCTAAATTTCAAACTCAAATTAGCTAAATGCTCCTGTTTGTCTCATAATAGCCGATTTTTCGGTTACTTCGTACGCGAGATTCTTTCTTCTATGATGGCATTTTGTAGAATAAACTAGCAACGTGCTTCTTGTTAGCGATGCCTTGAGATACTGCTAGAATGCATACGACCTGCAACGCGACGGATATTTTTCATACAGTTACATACTCAGCCCTTTAGCCCTCGAAGTAGGTTGTACATATAGCAACAAGTGAGTAAATTCGCTTCGTATCGTAGTTGGGTGCACTCTTAAACTCTCGCGCGCGTAACGTAATATAATTTAGTGTAATTATAACAATCCAAGTTGATCGTATAACGTGTAACAGGTTTCATTATCATTACCGGTGTTCGTCGTTCAAAATCTGTTACCGTGAGGTGCGCTAATACCGTGCGGCGCATAATTCCGCACACTTGGTCTAAAGGTGGCGATTTCCTAGCGGGCCatgcaaaatattttcgaaaaaatgttTGAATGGTACCCCttcaaacattcaaatattGTTGGAGGAAATGTGCATGTTTTGTTAAGAGATTGTTGATTTTGATACCGGGTGCAAGGAATCAGGACCCAAAAACGAAAATTTCACCTGCGTCATAACGACATTTTCTTGTGTCTATCATGAAAAAAGAgcaattgtttaaaaaaaatctatgtCCAACTTCCACAAGAAAGTGTAATTAGTTTGATTAACTCCGAGTAATCAGCAGATTTTCATCCTCATATTCCTAACATATTTAATACTCATTTTTAGCGCTCAGCCGTTAGGTATTATCTCCACCATAGCTAACATTTTTGCGTATTtcgtatattttattattaggtAGTTGGCAGCAGATTAGCCTAGAGGAATCCAATATCATTTCTATAACATTTCCTTTCATTGCTGTAAGGACTACATTTCGCTGTAAATATGAAATTCCACCATTAGGCAGAGGGGATCCCAGTCTCAGTTCGTTAGGTCCACGTGAGGTTGGAATGTCTCTGCTTACAGACATGGGCGTGTCGGCTATGTTTGGGGCTCTACGCtttacctgtgttttagtgacCAACATTagctgtctcgtcaggtagaacagGTGTCTGAATCTGAAGTCCCCCTGTTGTCCCTATGATGATAATaacacaaaaaaggaaaaaaaggagaaaGACTTTTATACACTACTATTCACTACTACTCACTACTATACTATGCTATTTTGGGAACCCAAAAAAAAGGACAAGGAAATAAGCATTGTACCGCGTGCAGGGTATGTTCGTGGCAGAGGGCTAGCATTCGATCGATCGCTCTCCTTCAAATCAAAGAGAGATTGAAAGCATTTTTATCAGAAGTTAGGCATGGTCTTGATAACCTTCATGCGAtattaaaaagcaaaaccttcGGCTTAAACGTCTGTCTAAGacgtctttatcgacagacttcggggccggttgttagagtgcaggacagtaTTGGCTAAAGCAAAAATtctactgactatctagcagcaccgcctagccgaggaAAATGCAGGAtgcaaaatgaggaaaaataatCTTGGCTCTTTTGACAACCTCATCAGTTGTacaaaaattgttgaaatcggtgaCGGTAGTTCCGATAGAAGAAGCGATTTGTTACGTGGATGCAGAAGTATAtctgtttgaaatgttttgcaAATATGTtacatagaattttttttaatgagacTTCCCCTCTGTAATGCACATTGTGAAGCaacttttatttgcattttattaTGCTCTACGGTCGagcgctgccatgtggtcatcttGCGAAACACCTTTTTTAAAACATGAGTGGTTCTTGCATGGAAAATGAAATTTATCGAAGAGTTCCGCCTGTCATAATTCGGTGCCaccttaaaaaaaaattcaaaaaaaatttttgtaggatacgagttaatttttttatataaaatcaattgtttgtgggctCCATAgcttaaaaaactcgaaaaatgagtgtacaagttgagttaacgcttatagcacgaaatagaaccccaacaccggagggacaaaaacttttttaaatatttctaatGGCCTAATTACGCTTATAATTATTGTATAAGTGTTGTAGCTTTATTTACTAAAATaactatacactcaagtcgctttttaagcGAAGGAAACGTCccacgtaaatcaaaaccgcataaattccgaaattcgcgttaaaaaccgcgtaaattccgaaattcgcgtaaaaaaccgcgtaaatttcaaaattcgcgtaaaaaccgcgtaaattccaaaattcgcgtaaaaaaccaaaatttcgcgcgatttcaacactacgcgaaaaaatagacgttttgagcacatccgcgtaaattccgaaaatcgcgtaaaaaaccgcgttaattccgaaaatcccgttaaaaaaaccgcgtaaattccgaaattcgcataaaaatagtcgcgtaaaaaaaccacgtaaaaagcGGCTTCAGTGTATACAGATTTCAAAACTTAACTTGCCgagttttttaccctttttgccGTACCTCAAAAACTGCCGTCCTTGGCGAATGCCATAGGTACGCTATGGGTCTGTGCTTTGCGTATGACCTTACGCAAAAATCATCTAAGATCGCAGCATAGGCCGCAAATGCGTAAGCGCATTGGTAGACAAGACTCTGGCCACCATTTACAGCATCATTCGAAACTATACCAGAACGGAGAAAAGCGCTTTCGTACAACTGTAGTGACACAATCTTCTGGTCAAGCCAGGTTTCCGTTAAGACGATTACATCGACATCCGAATCCACCACAGCAGTAACGAAACTCGTCCATTTTGGTTCAGAGTCCTAGCACATTCTGGAAGTAGACCAGCAGCGACTTGAAAGAGTTCTGTTGTAAATCATCTCACAGCGAACCGGCAACGTTTGAGTTGCAAAATTCATCACGTTACACGTAACACGTGACGATATTTAATTCCGAGTCAATATTTCCAACACGAAAGTTGTGAAAAAGTGGAGATtacattgaagatttttatcgCGTAATTTTGCAATACACAATGTTTTTACTTGGTAGGAAAGcttcaatatttttgttgtttgctCCAAACTACGACTTTTGTCAAGATTCGTCTTTAAATAAGTTGCTAACAAGCTCTCTTCTCTTTCTCTCACATTTCAGGAGTTCGTCTGCTTGCTTCCAAGCTTGTGGAGCAGTGGCTCAAGATCGCTCGAAGTGACATCCGATCCGGTTCACTGGTACCATCCTCGTCAGGAGCTCAACAAACCGCGCAGGCAGACGGAAAACAAAACGCCTCTAGCAGTGGCCCGGACGTTGCAGGTCAGGAAGATTTAATCGAGGAAGGACATGAAGATGATGTCGATGGAAGTGTTGTAGAAGAGGAGTGTGACGTTCCAGATGCTATTCCGATCGACGAGCAGCAGCAACAGGGTGAGCAGAACGGTGCCAGTGGAGAAGTAGACACGGATGATTCTGAAGAGAATGTGGAAGAAACTAAGAAAGCCTTCAATTCGGCCGTTGCTGAGAGTAACGCTAAGAAAGCTCCATTACTGTTTAAGATTACGGTAAAAAATGGTAAGCAAGTACTGGCAAAGGTGGAGTCTCCTAGCAAGAAGAATTCATCGTTGGTGGCTGATAATGAAGGTGATAAAACTAAAACCGATGAGGAAGTGAATGAAAATGGTGCAAAAGATGGTGCAAGTGAAGAGGTTAATTCTGAAGAGAAACCAACAGGGGTAGAAGAAACTGATTCTAAGGAATCAATCGATAAAAACGATGAAAACAAGACAAAAGacgagaaaaaagagaagagcgagTCTGATAAAAAGGATCGAAGAAAAAGCGATGAGAAAGATCGTAGTAAAGATAAAGAGCGAAGCTCTTCGAAAGATAAAGATAAGCATAGGGAGAAGGATAAGGACCGGAAATCtagtagtagcagcagcaatCATAAATCTTCGTCATCTAAATCATCGTCATCGAAGCATAATAGTAGCACGAGTAGCAGCAGTGGTAAAAGCAAATCAAGCTCAAGCTCCAGTAGTAAAAGTTCTAGTAGCAGCTCAAGCTCGAAAGACAAAGACAAGGATCGTCACAACAGTAGCACAAGTAGCAATAGCAGCAGCAAGAGTAAACACCATCATAAGAGCTCATCTTCATCATCTTCGTCCAAGTCCTCTAGCAGCAGTTCCAAAAGTGGAAGCTCGAGTGAAAAACATCGTGATCCCAAAGACAAATCCAGTCACTCGagcaaagataaagataaagaatcAACTCCGAAAGCAACATCTCCATCTTCGGCAAAATTGCCCAAAATACCCAGAAAACTTCGGGAAGATGATGGAGACAAGAGTGATTCCTCATTGAACAACAAATCATCTCCAGTCAGCAGCAAAAAAGCCTCGATTTCGATTGAAGTGCGTAATGCTGAGAATCGTCCGAAGACTGTAAAAACCTACAATTCCCAGTTCCGCTCGCATGGTCTGATTGAGGAAGCTCCTCCGCCACCGTCGCGCAAGGGCCTGAAGAAACCAGCATCAGTATCCAGCCCGTCAGCGGTAATCGGATCTACGGCTACGGGAACCATCGGCGGCAGTAAACGAAGTTCACCGCCTCCCTCATCCAAAGATGTCCCACCAGAGAAGAAAGCCCGCGAAGATCCCGTAGAACGACCAGGAGCAATTAAGCTTATTCCTCCGAAACGGCAACGTAAGTATTCACCATTTCACAACGCTACTTATCGGGTTCCGTTGAGTTTCGTTACAGAGAGTTACAGTAACAGGAAATGTTGGAATTGTGCATTGGCAGCGGGGTAACGGCATCACCGGCGGCGGGTTAATGAAAGAAATGTGTGGCTGTATCGTGAACTAAATGTGTTTTGTTGTGAGATTCATACTTCATAAACTAATGTTGTGAATATTTGGTCAGTGGCTTGTTTGAATTATATGCTTCCTTACGTTTTGCTTTCCGGATATCAGTGGAAAGTAAAACAAAAGGTTGTCAGTTTTCAAATTAGGTCACTGCTCcattagaaattttgtaagcttggcaaaattacatttttaactTCAGCCAAATGAGAAGCTTGGAAAACGCGTAAGGACAACGTGGGATCCTTGAAGAAGGTACAACACGCCAGCAGGCAACGATGAGTAAGATAATTTTATGATTGTTACTATTTTATCACAAAATCAAACCAACATTGAATAATGAACGCTCTTCTCTGGGTAAGTGCGTGCTGCTGTAAAATTGCAATCAACGCGCGCCGATCGGAAACATGGAAGAAAATGGAGCGTTTTCCCTAGAGTATTAGCTTTAAGTTTA harbors:
- the LOC128744711 gene encoding dentin sialophosphoprotein; the protein is MPRIDPLKLLVCLSVLLAPNGGIRSANEVKRLANLMAKFSKKLVSKCIYIQILKCTETELLGQFMAAGGWSLVHMWLADGITTKNWPLIQELLELLLCCPVDVERLKSNTAPKLVKSLSKDSSHEGVRLLASKLVEQWLKIARSDIRSGSLVPSSSGAQQTAQADGKQNASSSGPDVAGQEDLIEEGHEDDVDGSVVEEECDVPDAIPIDEQQQQGEQNGASGEVDTDDSEENVEETKKAFNSAVAESNAKKAPLLFKITVKNGKQVLAKVESPSKKNSSLVADNEGDKTKTDEEVNENGAKDGASEEVNSEEKPTGVEETDSKESIDKNDENKTKDEKKEKSESDKKDRRKSDEKDRSKDKERSSSKDKDKHREKDKDRKSSSSSSNHKSSSSKSSSSKHNSSTSSSSGKSKSSSSSSSKSSSSSSSSKDKDKDRHNSSTSSNSSSKSKHHHKSSSSSSSSKSSSSSSKSGSSSEKHRDPKDKSSHSSKDKDKESTPKATSPSSAKLPKIPRKLREDDGDKSDSSLNNKSSPVSSKKASISIEVRNAENRPKTVKTYNSQFRSHGLIEEAPPPPSRKGLKKPASVSSPSAVIGSTATGTIGGSKRSSPPPSSKDVPPEKKAREDPVERPGAIKLIPPKRQHSLVESDMFMDALSATLKKDVKKRKRKLSASESSKTAATDKSGANPATATTAEKASNATAASPDKIAPASPPPTSPVTEKQAPSTPTGKPVQSNSSDTTAPDTTTSNGSEPASSPAKVVAAPMSFYRDTLADSEENAEDKKESTEGDEKPSDISSMDVDVKSEETSGTSAEQAEDDDDEDLIKKPKRVKSELNNDDEDADDKLINAVDHDLEKKMAQAEGASLETQDSKKPPGPGCGPDGPPGVLVIHRRKGPKKQLKWKAQEELEEIRYFELDITERCNVTKTFTDLKHLERVDEREKYMLARKIHTDDVMIERTPWIPLITVDNVPPHPDGVNSQERRIQRDRERNVLQALYFNRHMIPDSPGEPDVEVYSVSTPAHIPLEDVTGNPDSVNDFTTMPWPEPKSTPPHESAGFNSPFFTGTNNDFPPFGGPGNWDIPGANPSPMPGMLPPGRIPPGISPMPVGAHNSNPMGGPNMMRQMSVPPSMPPNGPPNMPPAGLPHPNMFPNNPNMFPNNRGPPPMQHMNDMEDDNFRGGPPPPPSWFNNGNNRGPPGNFHHNHNRGGGGDGGRDGGRGGFGGGGGRSNQGSWMNNNRDNDRGGPRNSNYRPPWLQNRGSHNNHRGGGRKW